The following are from one region of the Hippocampus zosterae strain Florida chromosome 9, ASM2543408v3, whole genome shotgun sequence genome:
- the LOC127608014 gene encoding amphoterin-induced protein 1-like → MGRLYAPNRSVLRRSVFLLVGPLLWSQHAAGQFMGGPLDCQKTCVCASSIISCSKGNLTNPPTPLPKYTSTLDLSFNSIGRLRAEWTAIVLSRLHTLLLSHNGLFFLSSEAFVHVTRLRYLDLSSNRLRQLDEYMFEPLENLEVLLLYKNSISQIDRSAAFSGLVNLQKLYLSHNLISRFPLELVKDRSRMETLTLLDVSSNRIKALTFHELQALPAWIQNGLYFHNNPLPCSCDLFNVVARWHLKDLSSAVDFKDEHTCILAGQPKRKVVTLELNKAYLNCSEVKIMDREAYLEQFVVLDCDTKQRDMVKTWTLPGNIPMSPANKSATILPDGNLQLGPLKEDDSGVYTCHATADTLNQTLCFTLMVFNSTTNANSENLKTACTTLIACLISIVMVFVYLYLTPCRCACCPGQDPEKDDPMGSLHSSTVSDTQNYQETESEKGNEGGRDFAYEAKDPLEQNGRLNPKGEEEWKGANKKRKASISSVSSDTPMMV, encoded by the coding sequence ATGGGGAGATTGTACGCACCTAATCGCTCGGTGTTGAGGAGGAGCGTCTTTCTCCTGGTTGGACCTCTGCTTTGGTCACAGCATGCCGCTGGACAGTTCATGGGAGGCCCGCTGGACTGCCAAAAGACGTGCGTGTGCGCCAGCAGCATCATCAGCTGTTCCAAAGGGAATCtcaccaacccccccacccctcttccgAAGTACACGTCGACGCTGGACCTCAGTTTCAACTCCATCGGCAGACTCCGAGCAGAGTGGACAGCCATCGTGCTGAGTCGACTCCACACGTTGCTGCTCAGCCACAACGGGCTCTTCTTCCTGTCCTCGGAGGCCTTTGTGCATGTGACGAGGCTGCGCTACCTGGACTTGTCTTCCAACCGGCTCCGCCAGCTGGATGAGTACATGTTCGAGCCGCTGGAGAACTTGGAGGTACTGCTGCTTTATAAGAACAGCATTTCGCAGATCGATCGCTCCGCCGCTTTCTCGGGGCTGGTCAACCTGCAGAAGCTCTACCTGAGTCACAATTTGATCTCGCGCTTCCCCTTGGAGCTGGTGAAGGACCGAAGCCGCATGGAGACGCTCACGCTGCTGGACGTCTCCTCCAACCGGATCAAAGCGCTGACGTTTCATGAGCTTCAAGCTCTGCCCGCGTGGATCCAAAACGGTCTGTACTTCCACAACAACCCCCTGCCGTGCAGCTGTGATCTTTTCAACGTGGTTGCGCGCTGGCACCTCAAAGACCTTAGCTCAGCGGTGGACTTTAAGGATGAGCACACTTGCATCCTCGCCGGTCAACCAAAACGAAAAGTGGTCACCCTTGAACTGAATAAAGCTTATTTGAACTGCAGCGAGGTCAAGATAATGGACAGGGAAGCCTACCTGGAGCAGTTTGTGGTGCTGGACTGCGACACCAAGCAGAGAGACATGGTGAAGACCTGGACCCTGCCAGGAAACATCCCGATGTCTCCGGCAAACAAAAGCGCAACAATACTCCCAGATGGAAACCTTCAGCTCGGACCTTTAAAGGAGGATGACTCCGGCGTGTACACCTGCCACGCCACCGCAGACACCCTAAACCAGACACTCTGCTTCACCCTCATGGTCTTCAACAGCACCACAAATGCCAACTCGGAGAACCTGAAGACGGCGTGCACCACGCTCATAGCGTGTTTGATCAGCATCGTGATGGTTTTCGTCTACCTCTACCTCACACCTTGCCGCTGCGCCTGCTGTCCGGGTCAAGATCCGGAGAAGGATGACCCGATGGGCAGCCTCCACTCCTCCACCGTCAGCGACACCCAAAACTACCAAGAGACCGAATCCGAAAAAGGGAACGAGGGTGGCAGGGACTTCGCCTACGAGGCCAAAGACCCGTTGGAGCAGAACGGGAGGTTGAACCCAAAAGGGGAAGAGGAATGGAAGGGGGCAAATAAGAAAAGAAAGGCGTCAATCAGCTCTGTGAGTTCAGACACCCCCATGATGGTGTAA